One Clostridia bacterium DNA window includes the following coding sequences:
- a CDS encoding DUF4097 family beta strand repeat-containing protein has protein sequence MATNRKSTLWGLVIGTIFALLAAGAAQAEEREEFHKTYTLTADGRVSLKNINGSVTVTAWDRNEVQVDAVKRARDRQRLDEARIEVTAEANSVDVRTRYPEHEGSYNNPAKIDYTLKVPRRALLDKIETINGNVTVEGVQGEVRANSINGSTVGRDLGSAVKLSSINGEVKALVSRISNADAIRLDCVNGAVELTLPSDASADVKASTVHGGINNDFNIPVQKGRFVGSALEARLGSGSASVKLSNVNGGIRILHASDGKPLSKVTNLLPEDRHFD, from the coding sequence ATGGCGACGAATCGTAAATCGACTTTGTGGGGTCTCGTAATCGGTACGATATTCGCGTTGCTGGCCGCAGGCGCGGCTCAGGCAGAAGAACGCGAGGAGTTTCACAAGACATATACGCTAACGGCAGATGGCCGCGTCAGTCTGAAGAACATCAACGGTTCCGTGACAGTGACGGCCTGGGACCGCAACGAAGTTCAGGTGGACGCCGTAAAGCGTGCGCGGGATCGTCAGCGCCTGGACGAAGCGAGAATTGAGGTCACGGCCGAAGCGAATTCGGTCGATGTCCGTACGCGTTATCCAGAGCACGAGGGGTCCTACAACAATCCGGCGAAGATCGACTACACGCTGAAGGTGCCCCGTCGCGCGCTCCTCGACAAGATCGAAACCATCAACGGCAACGTGACTGTTGAAGGCGTGCAGGGCGAAGTCCGCGCAAATTCCATCAACGGCAGCACCGTCGGTCGCGACCTCGGCAGCGCCGTAAAACTCTCTTCCATCAATGGCGAGGTGAAAGCCCTGGTCAGCAGAATCTCCAATGCTGACGCCATCCGCCTGGACTGCGTGAACGGTGCGGTAGAGTTGACGCTACCCTCGGATGCCAGTGCCGACGTAAAGGCCTCGACCGTGCACGGCGGCATCAACAATGATTTCAATATTCCAGTACAGAAAGGGCGGTTCGTCGGTTCGGCGTTGGAAGCGCGACTGGGTTCGGGAAGTGCAAGCGTCAAGTTGTCGAATGTGAACGGAGGAATTCGCATCCTCCACGCATCTGACGGCAAGCCCCTCAGTAAAGTGACGAACCTTCTGCCCGAAGACCGTCACTTCGACTGA
- a CDS encoding NADH-quinone oxidoreductase subunit B family protein, whose amino-acid sequence MGWIENRFEKNFITTTVDYVFSWARKSSIWPMTFGLACCAIEMIAASTARFDIARFGSEVFRPSPRHSDLMIVAGTVTLKMAPVVKRIYDQMPDPKWVISMGACASVGGPFNTYATLQGVDRIVPVDVYVVGCPPRPENLFYALLKLQDKIDTMSIAKRPTEVRLNEDMVESFKRQVMVAQTLQPKEYSDRA is encoded by the coding sequence ATGGGCTGGATAGAGAACCGATTCGAAAAAAACTTCATTACCACTACGGTAGACTACGTATTCAGCTGGGCTCGCAAATCCTCTATTTGGCCTATGACATTCGGCCTTGCCTGCTGCGCCATCGAGATGATCGCCGCCTCCACGGCACGGTTTGATATCGCCCGTTTCGGATCGGAAGTTTTCCGTCCGAGCCCACGCCACAGCGATCTGATGATCGTTGCAGGAACCGTTACCCTAAAAATGGCTCCGGTGGTCAAGCGCATTTACGACCAGATGCCCGATCCTAAGTGGGTTATCTCCATGGGCGCATGCGCCTCGGTTGGTGGACCGTTCAACACGTATGCGACGCTGCAAGGCGTGGACCGCATCGTGCCCGTCGACGTCTATGTGGTGGGATGCCCTCCGCGTCCGGAAAACCTGTTCTACGCGTTGCTTAAACTGCAGGACAAAATCGACACAATGTCCATTGCCAAGCGGCCTACCGAAGTCCGGCTGAACGAAGACATGGTCGAGAGCTTCAAGCGCCAGGTGATGGTCGCGCAGACGCTTCAGCCGAAGGAATATTCCGACCGCGCCTGA
- a CDS encoding glycosyltransferase family 2 protein, translating into MSTEAGTANRDRWSTAAHPLEEAVRPVYTTLSIIVPVYNERRTVMNLLQIVMRQDVGHLAKELVIVDDLSTDGTREYLQEMDLASLFGRDGNTVKLVLHEKNMGKGAGVRTALRHASGDLVLIQDADLEYDPKDYPELLKPILDGHADAVFGNRFHEGAHRVPRFYRYVLNRCFSIMCNMLTNLALNDVTACYKVFTREVLDRINIKSDRFSLETELTVKLAKVGARIYEVPIVYHGRTYAEGKKISWKDGVAATYHLFRYRFRD; encoded by the coding sequence TTGTCCACAGAAGCTGGTACGGCAAACCGAGACCGCTGGAGCACTGCGGCGCACCCGCTGGAGGAGGCGGTTCGTCCGGTTTACACGACGCTCTCCATTATTGTCCCGGTATACAACGAACGCCGCACGGTAATGAACCTGCTTCAGATCGTGATGCGACAGGACGTTGGACATCTCGCCAAAGAACTCGTCATCGTTGACGATCTTTCGACGGACGGCACGCGCGAATACCTTCAGGAGATGGATCTAGCATCGCTGTTCGGGCGCGACGGCAACACCGTCAAACTAGTCTTGCACGAGAAGAATATGGGGAAAGGCGCTGGGGTCCGCACTGCCCTGAGACACGCCAGCGGCGACCTTGTGCTCATCCAGGATGCCGACCTTGAATATGATCCTAAGGATTATCCCGAGCTGCTGAAGCCTATTCTGGACGGCCACGCCGACGCCGTTTTCGGCAACCGATTCCACGAAGGCGCACACAGGGTGCCACGCTTCTACCGCTACGTGCTGAACCGCTGCTTCTCCATCATGTGCAACATGCTGACCAACCTGGCGCTCAACGATGTCACCGCCTGCTACAAGGTCTTTACCCGCGAGGTGCTGGACAGGATCAACATCAAGAGCGACCGCTTCAGTCTGGAGACTGAGTTGACCGTAAAGTTGGCGAAGGTGGGCGCGCGCATCTACGAAGTCCCCATCGTCTACCACGGTCGCACCTATGCCGAGGGGAAGAAGATCAGCTGGAAAGACGGTGTGGCGGCAACGTACCACCTTTTCCGCTACCGGTTCCGCGACTAG